A part of Blastopirellula marina genomic DNA contains:
- a CDS encoding DUF1559 domain-containing protein — protein sequence MKSTKEVRHGFTLVELLVVIAIIGVLIALLLPAVQQAREAARRMQCSNNHKQIGLAMHNYHDTYNSFPAGTYGCCWGTWQVSILPYVEQNNLYENYNVDDKYGSAPRYGSTENLDVTSQRLEAFTCPSDTPNAPLGTAPLAITSHNYAANYGNTGYAQQANLNGEVFGGAPFEYVSGGSNEYYGFKDIVDGTSNTLLAAEVLQGQSRDLRGFTWWGDASSFTAYLPPNASEPDRIYSSSYCNSLPQLNLPCDVSTSSAPTMFAARSRHPGGVQVTLCDGSSRFIAETIRLDVWRYLATTRGREVVSEF from the coding sequence TTGAAATCAACCAAGGAAGTCCGTCACGGTTTTACCCTCGTCGAATTATTGGTGGTCATCGCCATCATTGGTGTGTTGATCGCTTTGCTGCTGCCTGCCGTTCAACAGGCTCGTGAAGCGGCCCGCCGCATGCAATGCTCGAACAATCACAAGCAGATTGGTCTGGCAATGCACAACTACCATGACACCTACAACAGCTTTCCCGCTGGAACCTACGGCTGTTGCTGGGGAACATGGCAAGTATCGATCCTGCCTTACGTCGAGCAGAACAACCTGTACGAAAACTACAATGTAGACGACAAGTATGGCAGTGCTCCTCGCTACGGCAGCACCGAGAATCTGGACGTGACCAGCCAACGCCTGGAAGCATTCACGTGCCCAAGTGATACGCCCAACGCACCACTTGGAACAGCTCCGCTTGCGATCACGTCGCACAATTACGCTGCTAACTATGGCAACACGGGCTATGCCCAACAAGCCAACCTAAACGGTGAGGTCTTCGGTGGTGCTCCGTTCGAGTACGTTAGTGGTGGCTCAAACGAGTACTACGGTTTCAAAGACATCGTCGACGGTACATCGAACACCCTGTTGGCTGCCGAAGTCTTGCAAGGTCAAAGCCGTGACCTGCGTGGATTCACTTGGTGGGGGGATGCTTCAAGCTTCACAGCCTATTTACCACCGAACGCATCGGAACCAGATCGCATCTACTCTTCCAGCTACTGCAATAGTCTGCCGCAGCTAAACTTGCCATGTGACGTATCGACTTCTTCTGCACCAACTATGTTTGCGGCACGTAGTCGCCACCCAGGTGGTGTTCAGGTGACATTATGTGATGGTTCGTCGAGATTCATCGCGGAAACCATCCGCTTGGACGTTTGGCGATACTTGGCTACCACCCGGGGTCGCGAGGTGGTATCGGAGTTTTAA
- a CDS encoding alpha/beta hydrolase gives MKPILLLLVMASAACGADFDAHRNIYYTDSDTARQSLDIYAPKGAKDLPVVVWIHGGGWRRGSKLLVQSKPQAFVDEGYVFVSINYRFVPTVEMDGLASDVASAIKWVHDHITEYGGSPDLIFLSGHSAGAHLTALVGTDVSYLEHQGLNLSDLQGCIPVDTATYDAAKLIDSVSGARAELYTNAFGKEAASQKKYSPITHVKEGQPYPPFLLLHVAARLDAASQSKAFAKALVDVGSQAEVVPARGKTHATINKELGTKGDEPTKAVFAFLKQRVVEVRGQDSSARSE, from the coding sequence ATGAAACCGATTTTGCTGCTCTTGGTCATGGCGTCGGCTGCCTGCGGAGCCGATTTCGATGCCCACCGAAACATCTATTACACCGATTCAGACACGGCTCGGCAGTCGCTCGATATCTACGCCCCCAAAGGAGCCAAGGACTTGCCGGTCGTGGTCTGGATACATGGCGGAGGCTGGCGAAGAGGCAGTAAGCTGCTTGTGCAAAGTAAGCCACAAGCGTTCGTGGATGAAGGATATGTCTTTGTTTCTATCAATTACCGCTTTGTGCCGACGGTCGAAATGGACGGGTTGGCCAGCGATGTCGCCTCCGCCATCAAATGGGTTCATGACCACATCACCGAGTATGGCGGTTCCCCTGATTTGATCTTTCTCAGTGGACATTCGGCCGGAGCGCATTTGACAGCCCTGGTAGGCACCGACGTGTCGTATTTAGAACATCAAGGTTTGAACCTGAGTGACCTGCAAGGTTGTATCCCGGTCGATACGGCCACTTACGATGCCGCGAAGCTAATTGATAGCGTCTCCGGCGCACGCGCCGAGCTATATACCAATGCGTTCGGTAAGGAGGCAGCGAGCCAGAAGAAATACTCGCCGATCACGCATGTGAAGGAAGGACAGCCTTATCCTCCGTTCCTTCTATTGCATGTCGCCGCTCGACTTGATGCTGCCAGTCAAAGCAAAGCGTTCGCCAAGGCCCTCGTCGATGTCGGTAGTCAGGCCGAAGTCGTCCCTGCTCGTGGCAAGACACACGCGACCATCAACAAAGAACTAGGCACAAAAGGGGACGAGCCAACCAAAGCGGTCTTCGCCTTTCTGAAACAGCGGGTCGTTGAGGTCCGCGGGCAAGATTCTTCGGCACGATCGGAATGA
- a CDS encoding magnesium chelatase yields the protein MTSSNELTDAPSRPENLKQLKESGWQSRNVKQEIQENFMQMLADGEETFPGMIGYEDTVLPEIHLALIAGHDMLFLGEKGQGKSRMMRMMVRFLDEAIPYLNIPGCPVHEDPYHPITSVGKKFVAEHSDEEIPIAWWKREDRYAERLAPGTKFADVIGEIDPAKLAGGVSMSTEEALHFGLIPRMHRGIFAMNELPELDELVQVGLFNMLEERDVQIRGYPVNFDIDLVLLFSANPSTFNRSGKVIPQLKDRIGSVIHTHYPRQRDIGIQIMEQEADVNMEGPFPVVMPYFIKEVLEQITEAARRSKFVDQQSGVSARFSIANYATVIASARHRGILLNEKPSVVRLSDLGHIYASSLGKLELDMMGSHQMSERQVLDALIAEAVGTVFQEYIQEHGLEQIGEIFQKGVKIEVGDLLPSEHYSDRLQRVPPVWDRAFDMNASEVPAMRASCVEFVLAGLYALDRISRAQHHGKITYEFE from the coding sequence GTGACAAGCTCGAACGAATTAACCGACGCCCCATCCCGACCCGAGAATCTCAAGCAGTTGAAGGAAAGCGGTTGGCAATCACGCAACGTGAAGCAGGAAATTCAAGAGAACTTCATGCAGATGCTGGCCGACGGGGAGGAAACGTTCCCGGGCATGATCGGTTATGAAGATACCGTCTTGCCAGAAATTCACCTGGCGTTGATCGCTGGGCACGACATGCTCTTTCTGGGGGAGAAAGGGCAGGGGAAGAGCCGCATGATGCGGATGATGGTTCGCTTTCTGGACGAAGCGATTCCTTACCTCAACATTCCGGGCTGCCCGGTTCACGAAGACCCCTATCACCCAATCACCTCGGTCGGCAAGAAGTTTGTTGCCGAACACTCGGACGAAGAGATTCCCATTGCCTGGTGGAAGCGAGAAGACCGCTATGCCGAGCGTTTGGCCCCTGGCACCAAGTTCGCCGACGTGATTGGCGAAATCGATCCTGCCAAGCTTGCCGGCGGCGTCAGTATGAGCACGGAGGAAGCGCTACACTTCGGATTGATTCCTCGCATGCATCGCGGCATATTTGCGATGAACGAACTGCCGGAACTGGACGAACTGGTTCAGGTCGGTCTATTCAATATGCTAGAAGAACGCGATGTGCAGATTCGCGGCTACCCTGTGAACTTCGACATCGACTTGGTGCTGTTGTTCTCGGCGAACCCCTCGACCTTCAACCGCAGCGGCAAAGTGATTCCGCAGCTGAAGGACCGCATTGGCTCGGTGATCCATACCCATTATCCGCGACAGCGCGATATTGGGATTCAGATTATGGAGCAAGAGGCCGACGTCAACATGGAGGGGCCGTTCCCCGTGGTGATGCCGTACTTTATCAAGGAAGTCCTCGAGCAAATCACCGAAGCGGCTCGCCGGAGCAAGTTTGTCGATCAACAATCGGGCGTCAGTGCCCGGTTCAGTATTGCCAACTACGCTACGGTGATTGCCTCGGCTCGGCATCGCGGGATCTTGTTGAACGAGAAACCGTCGGTTGTGCGATTGAGCGATCTGGGACACATCTACGCTTCGAGTCTCGGCAAACTCGAACTCGACATGATGGGCAGCCATCAGATGTCGGAACGCCAGGTGCTTGACGCGTTGATCGCCGAAGCGGTCGGCACAGTCTTCCAAGAGTACATTCAAGAGCACGGCTTGGAACAGATCGGCGAGATCTTCCAGAAGGGTGTGAAGATCGAAGTGGGTGACCTGCTTCCTTCCGAGCACTACAGCGATCGCCTGCAACGCGTGCCGCCAGTCTGGGATCGAGCGTTCGACATGAACGCTTCGGAAGTGCCGGCCATGCGTGCTTCGTGCGTCGAGTTTGTGTTGGCTGGCTTATACGCACTCGATCGTATCAGCCGCGCTCAGCACCACGGCAAAATCACTTACGAATTCGAATAA
- a CDS encoding alpha/beta hydrolase-fold protein yields the protein MKRLTYSILVLAVAWFCCSGTASATIVEMKNGMRLEGSVGKIASMSDDPLKTPTAGAVDLQLIVLIDNELKRTFVPTSQVQDVQEAAPTPVERIKIDQRVADSGRNVHAVGEGIRITPFDEFGRRIYSMQTAQGPIDVIQGITEITPDWTRVQGLMAEHKYVWDMRIKTSTIPRDKLSAILMRRIDPTDSSQRLQIVRLYLQAKRYRDAAVELQSLLGDFPELKQFRKQLDELWQLSANTLIDEVELRKDTGQHNLAYGMLNKFPSDNVASSTLLKVSSMLTEYQTAYERRDKMFALLKQHRAEFTDPTKKPQVDAAVDEIEKELNINNMDRLGPYMRLSDDPKLTNEEKLALALSGWILGPNDATENMAVALSVFESRDLVSEYITNRIDVDRRGILEKLKGMEGGAPAYVAKIMQYMKPPLWDAEPETASEIPGYYLMRVPGVPGHSDFFYYVQLPQGYDPYRKYPTVVTLHGAGTTAEQQIDWWAGSHSEKAKIRMGQAARHGYIVIAPLWAEEHQYEYNYSAVEHASVLFSLRHALRHFSVDTDRVFLSGHSMGGDAAWDIGLAHPDLWAGVIPLVAKADKYVARYWENARHVPLYFVCGELDGNKREMNARDFDRYLTKNGFDTMIVEYRGRGHEHFQDEVQDIFTWMDLHKRNFFPKEFEVVSMRPWDNFFFWLEVSDFPERSLVLPSNYPEPKKAPVTIRSKILDTNGVLVDTGTGKANVYLTPDMVNFDERISINYKSRNYGTGVEPSTEVMLEDGRTRGDRLHPFWAKVDTSDR from the coding sequence ATGAAGCGTTTGACTTACTCGATCTTGGTCCTAGCTGTCGCCTGGTTTTGTTGCTCAGGCACCGCTTCGGCCACGATTGTCGAAATGAAAAACGGAATGCGACTCGAAGGTTCCGTCGGCAAAATCGCCAGCATGAGCGACGACCCGCTGAAGACGCCAACTGCCGGGGCCGTCGATCTGCAGCTGATCGTGCTGATCGATAACGAGTTGAAGCGTACCTTCGTGCCGACCTCCCAGGTGCAAGACGTTCAGGAAGCTGCCCCGACGCCGGTGGAACGCATTAAGATTGATCAGCGAGTTGCCGATTCTGGCCGCAACGTGCACGCTGTGGGCGAAGGCATTCGAATCACACCATTCGACGAATTTGGCCGTCGTATTTACTCAATGCAAACCGCCCAAGGGCCGATCGATGTGATCCAGGGAATCACGGAGATCACACCAGATTGGACCCGTGTGCAAGGACTCATGGCCGAGCATAAATACGTCTGGGACATGCGCATCAAGACCAGCACGATCCCACGTGACAAGCTGAGTGCCATCTTGATGCGCCGCATCGATCCGACCGATTCCTCGCAGCGACTGCAAATTGTCCGTCTCTATTTGCAAGCAAAGCGTTATCGCGACGCGGCAGTCGAACTGCAATCGTTGTTGGGTGACTTTCCTGAACTCAAGCAGTTCCGCAAACAACTCGATGAGTTATGGCAGTTAAGCGCCAATACGCTGATCGACGAAGTTGAGCTTCGCAAAGACACTGGCCAACATAACCTGGCTTACGGAATGCTGAACAAGTTTCCGAGTGACAACGTCGCCAGTAGCACGCTTCTGAAGGTCAGTTCGATGCTTACCGAGTATCAAACGGCCTACGAACGTCGCGACAAGATGTTTGCTCTGCTGAAGCAGCATCGTGCGGAGTTCACCGATCCAACGAAAAAGCCACAAGTGGATGCCGCCGTTGATGAGATCGAAAAGGAGTTGAACATCAACAACATGGATCGCCTCGGACCTTATATGCGTCTGTCGGACGATCCCAAACTGACCAATGAAGAAAAGCTGGCGCTCGCGCTAAGCGGCTGGATCTTGGGACCTAACGACGCGACGGAAAACATGGCGGTTGCGTTAAGCGTGTTCGAATCGCGCGACTTGGTTAGCGAGTATATAACGAACCGGATCGACGTCGATCGACGTGGGATCTTAGAGAAGCTGAAGGGCATGGAAGGTGGTGCCCCAGCTTACGTTGCCAAGATCATGCAGTACATGAAACCACCTCTGTGGGATGCCGAGCCGGAAACGGCATCCGAGATCCCCGGATACTACTTGATGCGTGTCCCAGGTGTGCCCGGCCACTCTGACTTCTTTTATTACGTGCAACTTCCACAAGGGTACGATCCGTATCGCAAGTATCCCACGGTGGTCACGCTGCACGGGGCCGGAACGACTGCCGAACAGCAGATCGACTGGTGGGCGGGTTCTCATAGCGAGAAGGCGAAGATCCGTATGGGCCAGGCCGCGCGACATGGGTATATCGTCATCGCTCCGTTATGGGCGGAAGAACATCAGTACGAATACAACTACTCCGCGGTCGAACATGCTTCGGTCTTGTTCAGCTTGCGTCACGCCCTGCGTCACTTCTCAGTTGATACCGATCGCGTATTCCTTAGCGGGCATTCGATGGGTGGTGACGCCGCTTGGGATATCGGCTTGGCTCATCCCGATTTGTGGGCTGGTGTGATCCCGCTCGTCGCCAAGGCAGATAAATACGTCGCTCGGTATTGGGAGAATGCCCGTCATGTGCCGTTGTACTTCGTGTGTGGTGAACTCGATGGCAATAAACGAGAAATGAATGCACGTGACTTTGATCGCTACCTAACCAAAAACGGCTTCGATACGATGATCGTGGAGTATCGAGGGCGCGGTCACGAACACTTCCAAGACGAAGTCCAGGACATCTTCACCTGGATGGACCTGCACAAACGCAACTTTTTTCCCAAAGAGTTCGAAGTCGTTTCGATGCGACCGTGGGATAACTTCTTCTTCTGGTTGGAAGTCAGCGACTTCCCAGAACGCAGCCTTGTGCTTCCGTCGAACTATCCCGAACCGAAGAAAGCCCCCGTTACGATTCGCAGCAAGATCCTCGATACCAACGGGGTGCTGGTCGATACGGGAACTGGCAAAGCGAACGTTTACCTAACGCCAGACATGGTGAACTTCGACGAACGGATCTCGATCAATTATAAGAGTCGCAACTATGGCACAGGCGTCGAGCCGTCGACGGAAGTCATGCTCGAAGACGGCCGAACCCGTGGAGACCGCTTACACCCATTCTGGGCGAAAGTCGATACGAGTGACCGGTAG
- a CDS encoding YjfB family protein has protein sequence MTSVEGIAAAGSAIQQSQTQNQVDIAVAKKTLDAQKQQGDAAVQLIESAARISKSPGTGNLINTSG, from the coding sequence ATGACAAGCGTAGAAGGCATTGCTGCTGCGGGATCGGCGATTCAGCAGTCGCAAACGCAGAATCAAGTCGACATTGCCGTCGCGAAGAAAACACTCGACGCACAAAAGCAACAAGGTGATGCTGCCGTGCAGCTGATTGAATCGGCCGCTCGCATCAGTAAATCGCCAGGCACTGGCAATCTGATCAACACGAGTGGTTAG
- a CDS encoding DUF1080 domain-containing protein, translated as MKTCLLLTACLIAFAMPSIGVADNDDLLFDENSFAGWEGNLDWFRIENGSVVAGRLDQEIPRNEFLCTEQEFADFELSLEAKLVGAGKNAGIQFRSKRIPDHHEVIGYQCDMGWAGEKPIWGSLYDESRRRTFLAEGNADKVKKVLEGKDFIPLKIRAQGKHIQIWVGDVKTVDYHEKNENIPQSGVIGLQIHSGPKCEAWYRNIRLKKL; from the coding sequence ATGAAAACCTGCCTTCTGTTGACTGCTTGCTTGATTGCTTTCGCCATGCCTTCGATTGGAGTGGCGGATAACGACGACCTTTTGTTCGACGAAAACTCATTCGCCGGTTGGGAAGGCAACCTGGACTGGTTTCGAATCGAAAACGGGTCGGTCGTGGCTGGTCGATTAGACCAAGAGATCCCTCGCAACGAGTTCCTGTGCACTGAGCAGGAGTTTGCCGATTTCGAGTTATCGCTCGAGGCAAAGTTGGTGGGCGCTGGGAAGAACGCTGGGATCCAGTTCCGTAGCAAGCGGATTCCCGATCACCACGAGGTGATCGGTTATCAATGCGATATGGGCTGGGCTGGGGAGAAACCAATCTGGGGTTCTCTGTACGATGAATCACGTCGTCGCACCTTCCTAGCCGAAGGCAACGCCGATAAGGTTAAGAAAGTACTTGAAGGGAAAGACTTTATCCCGTTAAAGATTCGTGCCCAAGGAAAGCACATCCAGATTTGGGTGGGGGATGTGAAAACAGTCGATTATCACGAGAAGAACGAGAACATCCCGCAGTCGGGTGTCATTGGTCTTCAGATTCACTCTGGTCCGAAGTGCGAAGCCTGGTACCGTAATATCCGCCTCAAGAAACTATAA
- the ilvD gene encoding dihydroxy-acid dehydratase: MSQPLNKYSSRITQPKSQGASQAMLYGTGMSDEDMQKAQVGICSVWYEGNPCNMHLNKLGDEVKKGVVAADMVGMRFNTIGVSDGISMGTDGMSFSLQSRDLIADSIETIMGGQWYDGLVAIPGCDKNMPGCLIAMGRLNRPALMVYGGTIKPGFRNGEKLDVVSAFQCYGQFLAGAITEDERKEIVRKSCPGAGACGGMYTANTMASAIEALGMSLPFSGSIPAEDPGKIEECHRAGAAIRNLLEKDIKPRDIMTREAFENAMVVVMALGGSTNAVLHLIAMARSVDIDLTLQDFQAVSDRVPMLADFKPSGKYVQEDLHKIGGTPGVMKYLLKEGLMNGDCLTVTGKTLAENCAEVADLTEGQDIVHSLSNPIKKTGHLQMLFGTLAPEGSVAKITGKEGLQFSGPAKVFDSEEDMLHALEDKKIVKGDVVVIRYEGPKGGPGMPEMLTPTSAIMGAGLGPHVALLTDGRFSGGSHGFIVGHVTPEAQVGGPIALAQDGDIITIDADKRVINLEVPEEEMARRKAAWTAPPYKVTRGTLYKYIKNVKSASQGCVTDE; encoded by the coding sequence GTGTCCCAGCCCCTGAACAAGTACAGTTCGCGTATCACCCAACCGAAAAGCCAAGGTGCATCCCAGGCCATGTTGTATGGAACTGGGATGTCCGACGAGGACATGCAAAAGGCTCAGGTAGGTATCTGCAGCGTCTGGTACGAGGGCAACCCATGCAACATGCACCTGAACAAACTGGGCGACGAGGTCAAAAAAGGTGTGGTTGCAGCCGACATGGTCGGGATGCGTTTCAACACCATTGGGGTTAGTGACGGGATCTCGATGGGAACCGACGGGATGAGCTTTTCGCTCCAGTCTCGCGATCTGATCGCTGACTCGATTGAAACGATCATGGGTGGGCAATGGTACGATGGCCTGGTGGCGATCCCTGGCTGCGATAAGAACATGCCAGGCTGTTTGATCGCGATGGGACGTTTGAACCGCCCTGCTTTGATGGTTTATGGTGGCACGATCAAGCCAGGCTTTCGTAACGGCGAGAAACTGGACGTCGTTTCGGCATTCCAGTGCTATGGCCAGTTCCTGGCCGGTGCGATCACCGAAGACGAACGAAAGGAAATCGTTCGTAAGTCGTGTCCTGGGGCTGGTGCTTGCGGTGGTATGTATACCGCCAACACGATGGCTTCCGCGATTGAAGCCTTGGGAATGTCCCTCCCCTTCTCCGGCAGCATCCCAGCGGAAGATCCAGGCAAGATCGAAGAGTGTCATCGAGCCGGTGCGGCAATTCGTAACCTTCTGGAAAAAGACATCAAGCCGCGCGACATCATGACGCGCGAGGCCTTCGAGAACGCGATGGTCGTCGTGATGGCACTCGGGGGTTCGACCAACGCTGTGCTGCACTTGATCGCGATGGCTCGTAGCGTTGACATCGACCTCACGTTGCAAGACTTCCAAGCCGTCAGTGATCGCGTTCCGATGCTCGCGGACTTCAAGCCGAGCGGTAAGTACGTGCAAGAAGATCTGCACAAGATCGGTGGCACGCCGGGCGTGATGAAGTACCTGCTGAAGGAAGGCCTGATGAACGGCGACTGCTTGACTGTCACAGGCAAGACCTTGGCCGAGAACTGTGCCGAAGTTGCTGATCTGACCGAAGGCCAAGACATCGTTCACTCGCTGTCGAACCCGATCAAGAAGACCGGCCACTTACAAATGCTATTCGGCACGTTGGCTCCCGAAGGTTCCGTCGCCAAGATCACCGGCAAGGAAGGTTTGCAGTTCAGTGGCCCAGCTAAGGTCTTCGATTCAGAAGAAGACATGCTACACGCTTTGGAAGACAAGAAGATTGTCAAAGGGGACGTGGTCGTCATCCGTTACGAAGGTCCCAAGGGGGGGCCGGGGATGCCAGAAATGCTGACGCCGACCTCGGCCATCATGGGTGCCGGTTTGGGGCCACACGTCGCCTTGCTGACGGACGGTCGCTTCTCGGGTGGTTCGCACGGTTTCATCGTGGGGCATGTGACCCCAGAAGCTCAAGTGGGTGGTCCGATCGCCTTGGCTCAAGATGGCGATATCATTACGATCGACGCTGACAAGCGGGTTATCAATTTGGAAGTGCCCGAGGAAGAAATGGCTCGCCGCAAAGCGGCTTGGACGGCACCGCCTTACAAGGTTACCCGCGGAACGCTCTATAAGTACATCAAGAATGTAAAGAGCGCATCGCAAGGCTGCGTCACCGACGAGTAG
- a CDS encoding VWA domain-containing protein, giving the protein MAKRKQTPGGIIHTYQKYDPAKFPSPRQPPPDMVSPAMEHWLMFGDQYELTPEQLANAVKIDPSQISGLGPSIDSLIKMLEERKRKILETYETDAAQNAAKKAYREHGEPMQPPKPQRERFKLGFDQEQLYDLERVWYSLEDERSPFGRQLVQLVEHLSRKYEVDQLAANYHFTGRTPMTVDEAIAVKEELEKIDELLEQLKQAKENAQIGIIDMEQLSEYADPGEIEQLMELQRQVEQYLREQAEQQGLTNQSGHINLTPQAYKIFQGKLLERIFSNLQASRTGRHQGPIVGEGAVELQSTKEYEFGDSLTNMDIPQTLINAMLRQGDERPLRMHSDDIVIHKTKNNPKCATCVIMDMSGSMRYDAQYANVKRMALAMQGLIRSEFPGDFLQMIEMYSFAKPVAPGEVIGLLPKPVTIHDPIVRLRADMSKPEVSEYRIPPHFTNIQHALQQARLFLSTQDTPNRQIILITDGLPTAHFEGSELFLLYPPDPRTEAATMLEGKLCQQQGITINMFLVPSWSQSEEDIRFAYRLAESTKGRVFFTAGNDLDRYVIWDYVNRKREVLG; this is encoded by the coding sequence ATGGCAAAACGCAAGCAGACGCCAGGCGGGATCATCCATACGTACCAAAAGTACGATCCTGCCAAGTTTCCCAGCCCCCGCCAGCCACCTCCTGACATGGTTTCGCCGGCGATGGAGCACTGGCTGATGTTTGGCGACCAGTACGAACTGACGCCAGAACAATTGGCCAACGCGGTAAAGATCGATCCGAGCCAAATCTCCGGTCTCGGTCCTAGCATCGATTCGTTGATCAAGATGCTGGAGGAACGTAAGCGGAAGATCCTGGAGACGTACGAGACCGACGCCGCCCAAAATGCCGCCAAGAAAGCCTATCGCGAGCATGGCGAACCAATGCAGCCGCCGAAGCCGCAGCGGGAAAGGTTCAAGCTAGGGTTCGACCAGGAACAGCTCTACGACCTGGAACGGGTCTGGTACAGCCTCGAAGACGAACGTTCGCCGTTTGGTCGCCAATTGGTTCAGTTGGTCGAACACTTGAGTCGCAAGTACGAAGTCGATCAGTTAGCTGCCAACTATCACTTTACCGGTCGTACGCCCATGACGGTGGACGAAGCGATCGCGGTGAAGGAAGAACTGGAAAAGATTGACGAACTGTTAGAACAACTCAAGCAGGCGAAAGAGAACGCTCAGATCGGCATCATCGATATGGAGCAGCTGTCGGAGTATGCCGACCCTGGCGAGATCGAACAGCTGATGGAGTTGCAGCGGCAAGTCGAGCAGTACCTGCGAGAACAAGCCGAACAGCAAGGCCTGACTAACCAGTCGGGGCACATCAATCTGACGCCGCAAGCGTACAAGATCTTTCAAGGCAAACTGCTCGAACGAATCTTCAGCAACCTCCAAGCCTCCCGCACCGGTCGTCATCAAGGGCCCATCGTGGGGGAAGGCGCCGTCGAATTGCAGTCGACCAAAGAGTACGAGTTCGGCGATTCGCTGACCAACATGGATATTCCGCAGACGCTGATCAACGCCATGCTGCGTCAGGGTGACGAGCGACCTCTGCGGATGCATAGCGACGACATTGTCATCCATAAGACAAAGAACAACCCTAAATGCGCGACCTGCGTCATCATGGACATGAGCGGTAGCATGCGCTACGACGCGCAGTACGCGAACGTCAAACGGATGGCCTTAGCGATGCAGGGACTCATCCGGAGCGAGTTCCCAGGCGATTTCCTGCAGATGATCGAAATGTACTCGTTCGCCAAGCCTGTCGCCCCAGGAGAAGTGATCGGACTGCTTCCCAAGCCAGTGACCATTCACGATCCGATTGTGCGTCTGCGGGCCGATATGAGCAAACCTGAGGTCAGTGAGTACCGGATTCCACCTCACTTCACCAACATCCAGCATGCTCTGCAACAAGCGCGCTTGTTCCTCAGCACGCAGGACACACCGAATCGACAGATTATTTTGATCACCGATGGGCTACCCACCGCTCACTTCGAGGGTTCCGAACTTTTCTTGCTCTACCCGCCTGATCCACGGACTGAAGCGGCCACGATGCTAGAAGGAAAGCTTTGTCAGCAGCAAGGCATCACGATCAACATGTTCCTGGTTCCCAGCTGGTCGCAAAGCGAAGAAGACATCCGCTTTGCATATCGTCTGGCAGAATCGACCAAAGGCAGGGTCTTCTTCACCGCAGGCAACGACTTGGACCGTTACGTGATCTGGGATTACGTGAATCGGAAGCGAGAAGTGCTGGGGTAG
- a CDS encoding HAD family hydrolase: MSNLCVIFDLDGTLVDSETIGTEALVELLPDLDIPIETLIDDYRGQKMADILADVERRLNRELPEGFEHTYRDHASARLRTHLKPMPGVVEMLGQLSQPLAVASSAPPAKIRLALEVCDIDHHFGDKVFSCYDINAWKPDPSIYLHTAQAMRVPPERCIVVEDSDVGVAAALGAGMRVLRYRFPHDLPEVIEFHEMRQLPSLLQEVSAELP; the protein is encoded by the coding sequence ATGTCGAACCTGTGCGTGATCTTTGATTTGGATGGCACATTGGTCGACAGCGAAACGATCGGCACCGAAGCCCTGGTAGAATTGCTGCCTGACTTAGATATTCCAATCGAAACATTGATCGATGACTATCGCGGTCAGAAAATGGCAGATATCCTGGCCGACGTTGAACGCCGGCTGAATCGCGAACTCCCTGAGGGGTTCGAGCACACTTATCGCGACCATGCGTCAGCACGCTTGAGAACTCACCTCAAACCGATGCCCGGTGTCGTGGAAATGCTCGGGCAACTTTCGCAACCCTTAGCGGTCGCGTCGAGTGCACCACCTGCCAAGATTCGCTTGGCCCTGGAAGTCTGTGACATCGACCATCACTTCGGGGACAAGGTCTTCAGCTGTTACGACATCAATGCCTGGAAGCCTGACCCTTCAATTTACCTTCATACAGCCCAGGCTATGCGCGTTCCCCCAGAGCGATGCATCGTCGTCGAGGATAGCGACGTGGGTGTCGCCGCAGCCTTGGGTGCCGGGATGCGAGTACTGCGTTACCGATTTCCCCACGACTTGCCCGAGGTGATCGAGTTCCACGAGATGCGTCAATTGCCATCGCTGCTACAGGAAGTTTCGGCAGAGCTTCCCTAG